One Novosphingobium sp. G106 DNA segment encodes these proteins:
- a CDS encoding amidohydrolase family protein, whose protein sequence is MNQPILDRSVFGGRKVIDVDTHLVEPFDLWSSRAPAAMKDRLPRVKTVDGIRSWVIDDDKILSKGAVPACTISKDGTKWPGLDFIKKQIEDVDPAAYSVKERLAVMDRMGIDAQIIYPNILGFGGQAAVQVDGELRLATIKIFNDAMAELQADSGQRMFPMAMLPWWDVDLCVKEIERVHAMGLKGLNINSDPHNFRRPDGSFLPDLGQEYWYPMWEACEATDLSINFHIGASEESMDFVGHQGWPGLHQDMRSGLGGAMLFINNGKTMGNLILSGLLDRFTKLKFVSVESGLGWIPFLLEAIDYQMSETGANAYKLQRKPSEYFKTNFYACFWFERKNLVHDIRQLGVENCLFETDYPHPICLYPVDNMETALGGLTEPEKNLILSGNAARVYNIAL, encoded by the coding sequence ATGAACCAACCGATTCTGGACCGCAGCGTATTCGGCGGCCGCAAGGTCATCGACGTCGACACGCACCTCGTCGAACCCTTCGACCTCTGGTCGAGCCGGGCGCCGGCGGCGATGAAGGACCGCCTGCCGCGGGTGAAGACTGTCGACGGCATCCGTTCCTGGGTGATCGACGACGACAAGATTCTCTCCAAGGGCGCCGTGCCCGCCTGCACGATCTCGAAGGACGGCACCAAGTGGCCGGGCCTCGACTTCATCAAGAAGCAGATCGAGGACGTCGATCCCGCCGCCTACAGCGTCAAGGAACGCCTGGCCGTGATGGACCGCATGGGCATCGACGCGCAGATCATCTACCCCAACATCCTCGGCTTTGGCGGCCAGGCGGCGGTCCAGGTCGACGGCGAGTTGCGGCTGGCCACGATCAAGATTTTCAACGACGCCATGGCCGAACTACAGGCCGACAGCGGCCAGCGCATGTTCCCCATGGCCATGCTGCCGTGGTGGGACGTCGATCTCTGCGTCAAGGAGATCGAGCGCGTCCACGCGATGGGGCTCAAGGGCCTGAACATCAACTCGGACCCGCACAACTTCCGCCGTCCGGACGGTTCGTTCCTGCCCGACCTGGGACAGGAGTACTGGTATCCGATGTGGGAAGCCTGCGAGGCGACCGACCTCTCGATCAACTTCCACATCGGCGCGTCCGAGGAATCGATGGACTTCGTCGGCCACCAGGGCTGGCCGGGGCTGCACCAGGACATGCGCTCGGGCCTGGGCGGGGCGATGCTGTTCATCAACAACGGCAAGACCATGGGTAACCTGATCCTGTCGGGCCTGCTCGACCGCTTCACCAAGCTGAAGTTCGTCTCGGTCGAGAGCGGCCTGGGCTGGATTCCCTTCCTGCTCGAGGCGATCGACTACCAGATGAGCGAGACCGGTGCGAACGCCTACAAGCTCCAGCGCAAGCCCAGCGAGTACTTCAAGACCAACTTCTACGCCTGCTTCTGGTTCGAGCGGAAGAACCTGGTCCACGACATTCGCCAGCTCGGCGTCGAGAACTGCCTGTTCGAGACCGACTACCCGCACCCGATCTGCCTCTACCCGGTCGACAACATGGAGACGGCGCTGGGCGGGCTGACGGAACCTGAGAAGAACCTGATCCTCTCGGGCAACGCAGCGCGGGTCTACAACATCGCGCTCTGA
- a CDS encoding TetR/AcrR family transcriptional regulator has translation MDEDTTASGTRERKKDETRARIADDVIALMAEGRLDISHDLVAERTGIARRTIYRYFPDRQELLGGASTRVRELAGPGVRFPESEADLTGTLLDTYTGFDRIAPITTLMRSTPQGRAMRMAQNDMRVERYTAVTADAVKDLPQEDRKLATALLQMLHTTPWLEMRDHWGLTGEEIARATGWAIRTLLADLRSRGDRPLSD, from the coding sequence ATGGACGAAGATACCACGGCTTCCGGCACCCGCGAACGCAAGAAGGACGAGACGCGCGCGCGCATCGCCGACGACGTCATTGCGCTGATGGCGGAAGGGCGGCTGGACATCAGCCACGACCTCGTCGCTGAGCGCACGGGCATCGCGCGGCGCACGATCTATCGCTATTTCCCCGATCGGCAGGAACTGCTCGGCGGCGCGAGCACGCGGGTGCGCGAACTGGCGGGGCCGGGCGTGCGCTTTCCCGAAAGCGAGGCGGACCTCACCGGCACGCTGCTCGATACCTATACCGGCTTCGACCGGATCGCGCCGATCACCACGCTGATGCGTTCGACGCCGCAGGGCCGGGCGATGCGAATGGCGCAGAACGACATGCGCGTCGAACGTTATACCGCGGTCACGGCCGATGCGGTGAAGGACCTGCCCCAGGAGGACCGCAAGCTCGCCACGGCGCTGCTACAGATGCTCCACACCACGCCCTGGCTGGAGATGCGCGACCACTGGGGCCTGACCGGCGAAGAGATCGCCCGCGCCACGGGCTGGGCGATCCGCACGCTGCTGGCCGACCTGCGCTCCCGCGGAGATCGGCCGCTATCGGACTAG
- a CDS encoding DHA2 family efflux MFS transporter permease subunit yields MPSIDGQALAAIPTPCETAPQMSAAPTYPDPFTRTMLTIAATAAVMMVTIDATIAIIALPRIKSSLAASQEQIAWVLTSYLIAGAIATPLSGWLADRFGRNKVLAIAVLTFTLASVGCGLSPNLEVLVAFRFLQGATGASIVPLTQVLLLDINPPERHGPATALFGIGTLFGPMIGPTLGGWLTEYVSWRAIFLINLPIGAIGLAGFVIFGRETLREGVRAFDARGFGAVAIALTALQLMLDRGPMLDWFSSTEVVIEATVFGAFAYLAVFHMLTARNPFIKPAIFKDRNFLLGTILSALLGVLLNGVIPMVTNLMQQLLGYPVILTGLLSAPRAVGNIFTILIVGRLVSKADGRLLIFTGMTMLVSSLYILTQMSLDVSQEELMLVGFLQGCGSGFLFLPLNLIVFNTLSHELRNEGSTLFALTRSLGGAVGISMIQAATVRDTNVVQSYLVEAVRPDNPLVDWLRPDFEPTNPASVAGMVGEIARQATMVAYVDSFRMLFILAVAITPLCLLMRIGRRRAAADALPPIHAE; encoded by the coding sequence TTGCCGTCAATCGATGGGCAAGCGCTTGCTGCGATCCCGACGCCGTGCGAGACCGCGCCGCAGATGTCCGCCGCCCCGACCTATCCCGATCCGTTCACCCGCACGATGCTGACCATTGCCGCCACCGCCGCGGTGATGATGGTGACGATCGACGCGACGATCGCGATCATCGCCTTGCCGCGGATCAAGAGCAGCCTTGCCGCATCGCAGGAACAGATCGCCTGGGTGCTGACCTCCTATTTGATCGCCGGCGCCATCGCGACACCGCTGAGCGGCTGGCTGGCCGACCGCTTCGGCCGCAACAAGGTGCTGGCGATCGCGGTGCTGACTTTCACCCTGGCTTCGGTCGGCTGCGGGCTTTCGCCCAATCTCGAAGTCCTGGTGGCGTTCCGCTTCCTCCAGGGCGCGACGGGCGCGAGCATCGTCCCGCTGACCCAGGTGCTGCTACTCGACATCAACCCGCCCGAGCGCCATGGGCCGGCGACCGCGCTGTTTGGCATCGGCACACTGTTCGGCCCGATGATCGGCCCGACCTTGGGCGGCTGGCTAACCGAATATGTCTCTTGGCGCGCTATCTTCCTCATCAACCTGCCGATCGGCGCGATCGGGCTCGCCGGCTTCGTGATTTTCGGACGCGAGACGCTGCGCGAGGGGGTACGCGCCTTCGATGCCAGGGGCTTTGGCGCCGTTGCCATCGCGTTGACCGCCTTGCAACTGATGCTCGACCGCGGGCCAATGCTGGACTGGTTCTCCTCGACCGAGGTCGTGATCGAGGCGACAGTCTTCGGTGCCTTCGCCTATCTCGCCGTCTTCCACATGCTGACCGCGCGCAATCCGTTCATCAAGCCGGCGATCTTCAAGGACCGCAACTTCCTGCTGGGAACGATCCTCAGCGCGCTGCTCGGCGTGCTACTGAACGGCGTGATCCCGATGGTGACGAACCTGATGCAGCAGCTGCTCGGCTATCCGGTGATCCTGACCGGCCTGCTCTCTGCGCCGCGTGCGGTCGGCAACATCTTCACGATCCTGATCGTGGGACGCCTGGTTTCCAAGGCCGACGGTCGCCTGCTGATCTTCACCGGCATGACGATGCTGGTGTCGAGCCTCTACATCCTCACGCAGATGTCGCTCGATGTCAGCCAGGAGGAACTGATGCTGGTCGGCTTCCTGCAGGGTTGCGGTTCGGGCTTCCTGTTCCTCCCGCTCAACCTGATCGTCTTCAACACCTTGTCACACGAACTGCGCAATGAAGGTTCGACGCTGTTCGCGCTGACGCGAAGCCTCGGCGGCGCGGTAGGGATATCGATGATCCAGGCGGCGACGGTGCGCGATACCAACGTCGTGCAGTCGTACCTCGTAGAAGCGGTGCGGCCCGACAACCCGCTGGTCGATTGGCTCAGGCCCGATTTCGAGCCGACCAATCCGGCCTCGGTCGCGGGGATGGTCGGCGAGATCGCGCGCCAGGCAACGATGGTCGCCTATGTCGATTCCTTCCGCATGCTGTTCATCCTGGCCGTGGCCATCACGCCGCTGTGCCTGCTGATGCGGATCGGACGGAGGCGCGCCGCTGCCGACGCGCTGCCGCCAATCCACGCCGAATAG
- a CDS encoding MarR family winged helix-turn-helix transcriptional regulator, giving the protein MHHDYPRACACTTLRKASRAVTRLYDERLAAHGMTTTQFSILRNLARADGELPLSRLAERLVMDRTSLYRTLAPVTRAGWAVVEQGPGRAKLARLTDPGRAAMAGAEDDWQQAQAHVLGEIDPAEWQAMIGTLDRLVEAAQV; this is encoded by the coding sequence ATGCATCATGATTATCCCCGGGCCTGCGCCTGCACAACGCTGCGCAAGGCCTCGCGCGCGGTGACGCGGCTCTATGACGAGCGGTTGGCAGCGCACGGCATGACGACGACGCAGTTCTCGATCCTGCGCAATCTCGCGCGGGCCGATGGCGAACTCCCGCTCAGCCGCCTTGCCGAGCGGCTGGTGATGGACCGCACCTCGCTCTACCGCACGCTCGCCCCGGTGACCCGCGCAGGTTGGGCGGTCGTCGAGCAAGGACCGGGCCGCGCCAAGCTGGCGAGGCTGACCGATCCCGGGCGGGCCGCGATGGCGGGCGCGGAAGACGACTGGCAGCAGGCACAGGCGCATGTGCTCGGCGAGATCGATCCGGCCGAATGGCAGGCGATGATCGGGACGCTGGACCGGCTGGTCGAGGCGGCGCAGGTATGA
- a CDS encoding isocitrate lyase has product MTYSQNITEARQTIGENQQTWNGIDAESVARMRLQNRFQTGLDIARYTAKIMRADMAAYDLDPANYTQSLGCWHGFIGQQKMISIKKHFGTTKGRYLYLSGWMVAALRSEFGPLPDQSMHEKTSVPALIEELYTFLRQADARELGMMFRQLDAAKEAGDAVTTHRLLHKIDEYQTHVVPIVADIDAGFGNAEATYLLAKKFIEAGACCIQIENQVSDEKQCGHQDGKVTVPHEDFIAKIRAVRYAFMELGVDDGVIVARTDSLGAGLTKQIAFTREAGDIGDQYNAFLDCEEVTTVGHGEVLISRDGKLLRPKRLPSNLYQFRSGTGEDRCVLDCITSLQSGADLLWIETEKPHIEQIAGMVDRIREVVPNAKLVYNNSPSFNWTLNFRQQVFDAWTAEGRDMAAYDRAKLMSIDYDGTDLGNEADERIRTFQRDAAARAGIFHHLITLPTYHTAALSTDNLAKEYFGDAGMLGYVKGVQREEIRQGIACVKHQNMSGSDIGDDHKEYFAGEAALKAGGAANTMNQFAA; this is encoded by the coding sequence GTGACCTATTCGCAGAACATCACCGAAGCCCGCCAGACGATCGGCGAGAACCAGCAGACCTGGAACGGCATCGATGCCGAATCGGTCGCGCGTATGCGCCTGCAGAACCGCTTCCAGACCGGCCTCGACATCGCCCGCTACACAGCGAAGATCATGCGCGCCGACATGGCAGCCTATGACCTCGATCCGGCGAACTACACGCAGTCGCTGGGTTGCTGGCACGGTTTCATCGGCCAGCAGAAGATGATCTCGATCAAGAAGCACTTCGGCACGACCAAGGGCCGCTACCTCTACCTCTCGGGCTGGATGGTCGCCGCGCTGCGCAGCGAATTCGGCCCGCTGCCCGACCAGTCGATGCACGAGAAGACCTCGGTCCCCGCGCTGATCGAAGAGCTCTACACCTTCCTGCGCCAGGCCGACGCCCGCGAACTCGGCATGATGTTCCGCCAGCTCGACGCGGCCAAGGAAGCCGGTGACGCGGTCACCACGCACCGCCTGCTGCACAAGATCGACGAGTACCAGACGCACGTCGTGCCGATCGTCGCCGACATCGACGCCGGCTTCGGCAATGCCGAGGCGACCTACCTCCTCGCCAAGAAGTTCATCGAGGCGGGCGCCTGCTGCATCCAGATCGAGAACCAGGTTTCGGACGAGAAGCAGTGCGGCCACCAGGACGGCAAGGTTACCGTCCCGCACGAGGACTTCATCGCCAAGATCCGCGCCGTCCGCTACGCCTTCATGGAACTCGGCGTCGATGACGGCGTGATCGTCGCGCGCACCGACTCGCTTGGGGCCGGCCTGACCAAGCAGATCGCCTTCACCCGCGAAGCCGGCGACATCGGCGACCAGTACAACGCCTTCCTCGACTGCGAGGAAGTCACCACGGTCGGTCACGGCGAAGTGCTGATCAGCCGCGACGGCAAGCTGCTGCGCCCCAAGCGCCTGCCCTCCAACCTCTACCAGTTCCGCTCGGGCACCGGCGAAGACCGCTGCGTGCTCGACTGCATCACCTCGCTGCAGAGCGGCGCCGACCTGCTGTGGATCGAGACCGAGAAGCCGCACATCGAGCAGATCGCCGGCATGGTCGATCGCATCCGCGAAGTCGTGCCGAATGCCAAGCTGGTCTACAACAACTCGCCCAGTTTCAACTGGACGCTGAACTTCCGCCAGCAGGTGTTTGATGCCTGGACCGCCGAAGGCCGCGACATGGCTGCCTACGACCGTGCCAAGCTGATGAGCATCGATTACGACGGCACCGATCTCGGCAACGAGGCCGACGAGCGCATCCGCACCTTCCAGCGCGACGCCGCGGCCCGCGCCGGCATCTTCCACCACCTGATCACGCTGCCGACCTACCACACCGCGGCGCTCAGCACCGACAACCTCGCCAAGGAATACTTCGGCGACGCCGGCATGCTCGGCTACGTCAAGGGCGTCCAGCGCGAGGAAATCCGCCAAGGCATCGCCTGCGTGAAGCACCAGAACATGTCCGGTTCGGACATCGGCGACGACCACAAGGAATACTTCGCCGGCGAGGCGGCGCTCAAGGCGGGCGGCGCGGCCAACACGATGAACCAGTTCGCGGCCTGA
- a CDS encoding MFS transporter: MKRAHRWPVTVAAVTFIALLAAAGLRSAPSVMMVPLEVHFGWNRATISATSAVGIFLYGLVGPFAAALMQSFGIRRTMIAGLSLMAASTFVSQWMTQSWHYLVTWGLFSGIGTGAITMVLGAAMVNRWFATRQGLVMGLMSASAATGALIFLPFLAWLTSTGAWKPVVLTVSLVCLALIPLVAFLVPERPSDVGTTRFGEAPDAPPPPPRQVADPALALKVLASASRSPVFWLLFGTFFVCGLTTNGLVGTHLIAYCGDHGIAPVAAAGLLSMMGLFDLFGTTASGWLTDRYDPRRLLFVYYALRGLSLLALPFIDFDGTSLAVFAVFYGLDWIATVPPTVAITNRAFGERDAPIVFGWVMVGHQIGAATAALGAGVIRETWGTYAPAFLIAGTFGVVAGLAALVLPARQRLAEPLPA; encoded by the coding sequence ATGAAGCGCGCACACCGCTGGCCGGTGACCGTCGCCGCGGTCACTTTCATCGCCCTGCTCGCCGCCGCCGGCCTGCGCTCGGCGCCGAGCGTGATGATGGTGCCGCTCGAGGTCCACTTCGGCTGGAACCGCGCGACGATCTCGGCGACTTCGGCCGTGGGCATCTTCCTCTACGGCCTCGTCGGGCCTTTCGCAGCCGCGCTGATGCAGAGCTTCGGCATCCGCCGGACGATGATCGCCGGGCTCTCGCTGATGGCCGCCTCTACTTTCGTCAGCCAGTGGATGACGCAGTCCTGGCACTACCTCGTCACATGGGGCCTGTTCTCTGGCATCGGCACCGGCGCGATCACCATGGTCCTCGGCGCGGCCATGGTGAACCGCTGGTTCGCGACGCGGCAGGGCCTCGTCATGGGCCTGATGAGCGCCAGCGCTGCCACCGGCGCGCTGATCTTCCTGCCCTTCCTCGCCTGGCTGACCAGCACGGGCGCCTGGAAGCCCGTGGTCCTGACCGTCAGCCTCGTCTGCCTCGCGCTGATCCCGCTCGTCGCCTTCCTGGTGCCCGAGCGGCCCTCGGACGTGGGCACCACACGCTTCGGCGAGGCGCCCGACGCCCCTCCCCCGCCGCCACGGCAGGTCGCCGATCCCGCGCTGGCGCTCAAGGTGCTGGCGAGCGCATCGCGCAGTCCGGTGTTCTGGCTGCTGTTCGGCACCTTCTTCGTCTGCGGGCTGACCACCAACGGCCTCGTCGGCACGCACCTGATCGCCTATTGCGGCGACCACGGCATCGCGCCGGTGGCTGCCGCCGGGTTGCTCTCGATGATGGGCCTGTTCGACCTCTTCGGCACCACCGCCTCGGGCTGGCTGACCGACCGCTACGACCCGCGCCGGCTATTATTCGTCTATTACGCGCTGCGCGGACTTTCGCTGCTGGCGCTGCCGTTCATCGATTTCGACGGGACCAGCCTCGCGGTCTTCGCGGTGTTCTATGGCCTCGACTGGATCGCCACCGTCCCGCCGACCGTGGCGATCACCAACCGCGCCTTCGGTGAACGCGACGCGCCGATCGTGTTCGGCTGGGTCATGGTCGGCCACCAGATCGGCGCCGCGACCGCCGCGCTCGGCGCCGGCGTGATCCGCGAGACCTGGGGGACCTACGCCCCGGCCTTCCTGATCGCGGGCACCTTCGGCGTGGTCGCGGGGTTGGCCGCGCTGGTACTGCCAGCGCGGCAGCGGCTGGCGGAACCGCTGCCAGCCTAG